A DNA window from Chlamydia buteonis contains the following coding sequences:
- a CDS encoding ATP-binding cassette domain-containing protein → MTVKVRNLAYSINNKHILSKVSFSLEEGHITLFVGKSGSGKTTILRALVGLVEPISGDISIEGESPALVFQQPELFPHMTVLNNCMHPQMIVKHRSKEEAKDKTFNLLKFLDIEDIANSYPHHLSGGQKQRVAIVRSLCMDKRTLLFDEPTSALDPFSTSAFKRLLESLRDQNLTLGISTHDMHFVQGCLDRVYLVDQGEIVSTYDKRYGDLDDEHPLNLYLNSGK, encoded by the coding sequence ATGACTGTTAAGGTTAGAAATCTTGCGTATTCCATAAATAACAAACATATTTTATCTAAAGTTTCATTCTCTTTAGAAGAGGGACATATTACTCTTTTTGTTGGTAAGAGTGGTTCAGGGAAAACAACCATATTACGAGCACTTGTAGGGTTAGTAGAACCTATAAGTGGTGATATTTCAATTGAAGGGGAATCCCCGGCATTGGTTTTTCAACAACCAGAGCTTTTTCCTCACATGACAGTTTTAAATAACTGCATGCATCCACAAATGATCGTTAAGCATAGAAGTAAGGAAGAGGCTAAAGATAAAACCTTTAATCTTTTAAAATTCTTGGATATCGAAGATATTGCTAATAGCTATCCTCACCACCTTTCTGGAGGGCAAAAACAACGTGTGGCTATAGTTCGCTCTCTATGCATGGATAAGCGTACCCTCCTTTTTGATGAGCCTACATCTGCATTGGATCCTTTTTCTACCTCTGCGTTTAAACGTCTTTTGGAATCTTTGAGAGATCAAAATCTGACCTTAGGTATCTCCACCCACGATATGCATTTTGTGCAAGGATGTTTAGATCGGGTATACCTTGTAGATCAGGGAGAGATCGTAAGCACCTATGACAAGCGTTATGGTGATTTAGATGATGAGCATCCTTTAAATCTCTACTTGAATTCTGGAAAATAG
- a CDS encoding amino acid ABC transporter permease: protein MEHWVATARVLLRGCGYTLFVSGISILCGSFLGLIIGTMTSRYFPSRITRWLGNLYVTVIRGTPLFIQILIFYFGLPSIIRLDPTPLMAGLIALSINSSAYLAENIRGGINALSVGQWESARVLGYKKSQIFFYIIYPQVFKNILPSLTNEFVALIKESSILMVVGVPELTKVSKDIVSRKLNPMEMYSICAALYLLMTSLFSYVARLLEKREV from the coding sequence ATGGAACATTGGGTTGCTACAGCAAGAGTACTGCTACGTGGTTGTGGTTATACGTTATTTGTTAGTGGAATTTCCATACTCTGCGGCTCCTTTTTAGGTTTAATTATCGGAACAATGACATCGCGTTATTTTCCTTCCCGCATCACGCGATGGCTAGGAAATCTCTATGTCACTGTTATCCGTGGCACGCCTCTGTTTATTCAAATTCTCATATTTTACTTCGGTTTACCATCAATAATTAGGTTGGACCCGACACCCTTAATGGCGGGATTAATTGCTTTGAGCATCAATTCTTCTGCCTATCTTGCTGAAAACATCCGCGGTGGGATTAATGCCTTATCAGTAGGCCAATGGGAATCAGCGAGGGTTTTGGGATACAAAAAGTCGCAGATTTTCTTTTATATCATCTATCCACAGGTTTTTAAAAATATCTTACCTTCTTTAACAAATGAATTTGTTGCCTTGATTAAAGAAAGTAGCATTTTGATGGTTGTAGGAGTTCCTGAACTCACTAAGGTAAGTAAGGACATTGTTTCTCGTAAACTCAATCCCATGGAAATGTATAGTATCTGCGCAGCCTTATATTTGCTTATGACATCATTGTTTTCTTATGTAGCTAGGTTGCTTGAGAAGAGGGAAGTATGA
- the argR gene encoding arginine repressor: protein MKKNVAVDEALKEILNREGASTQEEICQKLSSLGIAMTQSSVSRWLRKVHAIKIPGEKGARYSLPPSMGESNIKHLVFSVHHNSSLIVIRTVPGSASWIASLIDNRFTESILGTLAGDDTIFITPISESTISLIAKDIENFLLVFSD, encoded by the coding sequence ATGAAAAAAAATGTAGCAGTTGACGAAGCTTTAAAAGAAATTTTAAACAGAGAAGGGGCTTCCACTCAGGAAGAAATTTGTCAAAAACTATCTTCATTGGGGATTGCCATGACACAATCCTCCGTTTCCCGCTGGCTAAGAAAAGTCCATGCAATAAAAATCCCGGGAGAAAAAGGTGCGCGTTACTCTCTTCCGCCGTCTATGGGTGAGTCAAATATTAAACACCTGGTCTTTTCTGTTCATCATAATTCTTCTTTGATCGTTATCCGCACAGTGCCCGGTTCTGCTTCATGGATAGCCAGCTTAATTGACAATAGGTTTACAGAAAGTATTTTAGGAACTTTAGCTGGAGATGACACAATTTTTATCACGCCGATTTCAGAGTCAACGATTTCCTTAATAGCCAAAGATATAGAAAACTTCTTGCTAGTTTTTTCTGATTAA
- a CDS encoding YihY/virulence factor BrkB family protein, whose protein sequence is MFRKLSLFSKKKKNPKSGFRNNRIIRSFLFAPRVLLRNEVAKEACVLSYYGLFSCIPILVFFLRLSQHLFANLDWKEWLLVRFPDYKGPILAIIEAAYHSTTSNIGLVLVGSFFVFCWAGILMLLSLEDGLNKIFRTGWTPISIQRLISYLIITLVSPMIFIIVCGSWIYITQIMPVDYAKLFSLSHLITALYVFSRLTPYFFIYLALFCCYAFLPRVSVQKTAALIASLTAGTIWIMFQKVFFCLQVYLFNYSFTYGALVALPSFLLLLYLYAMIYLFGGAFTFLIQNQGCNFILPSEEYLPNCYIKLVVCTYILSVISKDFDHASTPPTAKIIAKNSKIPIGEISQCLDILENEGLILSYKRAYKPNHKISGLTIKDIVEKLLHLKTFNQIDPDAALSLIQNSLRNMFDQVTNSPYNLTLTDIAGKIK, encoded by the coding sequence ATGTTTCGAAAACTCTCGCTATTTTCAAAAAAAAAAAAGAATCCAAAGTCGGGATTTCGAAATAATCGTATCATCAGGTCTTTCCTATTTGCTCCTAGAGTTTTATTAAGAAATGAGGTTGCTAAGGAAGCTTGTGTTTTGAGTTATTACGGTTTGTTTAGTTGCATACCTATACTTGTCTTTTTCTTAAGGCTATCCCAACATCTTTTTGCAAATCTGGACTGGAAGGAGTGGCTTCTTGTTAGGTTCCCTGATTATAAAGGACCTATCCTGGCGATTATTGAAGCTGCTTATCATTCTACAACGAGTAATATAGGTTTAGTATTGGTAGGAAGCTTCTTTGTCTTTTGTTGGGCAGGGATTCTTATGCTCTTATCTTTAGAAGATGGGTTGAATAAGATTTTTAGAACTGGGTGGACACCTATATCTATTCAGAGATTGATTTCTTATTTAATCATCACCCTAGTTAGCCCAATGATTTTCATTATTGTTTGTGGTTCGTGGATTTACATTACACAAATCATGCCTGTAGATTACGCTAAACTATTTTCTTTAAGCCATTTGATTACTGCGTTATATGTATTTTCACGTCTTACCCCCTATTTTTTTATCTATTTGGCTTTGTTTTGTTGTTATGCGTTCTTGCCGAGAGTTTCTGTACAAAAGACAGCAGCGCTAATTGCTTCCTTAACAGCAGGGACTATCTGGATAATGTTTCAAAAGGTTTTCTTTTGTCTGCAGGTTTACTTATTTAACTACAGCTTTACTTATGGAGCTTTGGTCGCATTACCCTCATTTTTACTTCTTCTTTATCTTTATGCGATGATTTATCTTTTTGGAGGGGCGTTTACTTTTCTCATTCAAAATCAGGGATGCAATTTTATTCTCCCTTCAGAGGAATACCTCCCCAATTGCTATATCAAACTTGTAGTATGTACTTATATTCTTTCCGTGATATCGAAAGATTTTGATCATGCCTCTACACCTCCTACGGCAAAGATTATAGCGAAAAACTCTAAGATTCCCATTGGGGAGATATCCCAATGTTTAGATATTTTAGAAAATGAAGGTTTAATTCTCTCTTATAAGAGAGCATATAAGCCTAATCATAAAATTTCAGGGCTCACTATTAAAGACATAGTTGAGAAACTTCTCCACTTAAAAACATTTAATCAAATCGATCCAGATGCGGCGCTAAGTTTAATACAAAATAGTCTGAGAAATATGTTTGATCAAGTAACGAACAGTCCTTACAACCTAACCCTTACAGATATTGCCGGAAAGATAAAATGA